The proteins below are encoded in one region of Paenibacillus sp. YYML68:
- a CDS encoding cupin domain-containing protein: MSNINVWENAEPGVKRKIFEPGQSMMMMEVHFEEGAEGYQHSHPHEQLSYCLAGKLEFTVDGEQKVITAGETIYIPSGAKHGCRALEASKLLDTFTPVREDLVKR, translated from the coding sequence ATGAGCAACATTAACGTGTGGGAAAATGCGGAGCCCGGCGTCAAGCGCAAAATTTTCGAGCCGGGTCAAAGTATGATGATGATGGAGGTTCACTTCGAGGAAGGTGCCGAAGGGTATCAGCACAGCCATCCCCATGAGCAGCTCTCCTATTGCCTTGCAGGCAAGCTGGAGTTCACGGTTGACGGTGAGCAGAAGGTTATCACGGCTGGTGAGACGATCTATATTCCGAGCGGAGCTAAGCACGGCTGCCGTGCGCTCGAGGCGAGCAAGCTGCTCGATACGTTCACGCCGGTTCGCGAGGATCTGGTTAAGCGCTAA
- a CDS encoding DUF4084 domain-containing protein, with the protein MSSIIKPWRLYSVMIVYTMLYGSWLLLWRGDTDLLTLGGNLFSTLGSIAASLLLLRAWRLAPRDNGEQRLWLFLFVGSLFYVIAEVVWLLYENVLHWTLPYPGPPDLFYILHVVCFLIGFGWRLLANARRSQRIQHLLDIAIIMVAAISFSLHFLIEPNLDGDWLRDPYHWVYIGYPIGDLGLLLSALTLYFGAPQLRAHGSWLPMLIGLLVLVTSDSVYMYMQTANVYQSGSLVDPFFMMGLLSIAVSGSMPRAQGVGMHQVSALSAAEEWQAVSSRGFTRIIAPHLSIIMLIAAVVLQGLEINWLTIGAVLSIVLVSTRQMLTMMDNNRLMLSLLLRSQQLTLSTERYHSIFNNYPEPVFSLDLDGRIQAVNPACSSLTEYTMKELSGRTFRALIDPKDHKQAMQLLHKAGHSGPQHGQLSMRSRSGRTYPLSLTLIPIIIDERTVGLYAVGKDITEALRSEEKISDLANHLPLTGLVNRSYLDNGLKQSIREGESQSARRLLLEKELRTALRNQELHIHYQLQVLLSRDRQTRELIGAEALLRWEHPVYGAVGPSEIIPIAEQTGLIVPISEWLIRQVCEQARILQLRGCPLKLGVNLSPQHFYRTNVADVIRGIVEETGIEPSLLELEITEDIVLRDMDKVIYELTELKEIGVHVSLDDFGTGYSSLSYLTNLPISTLKIDRHFVRGLGKGAANDGVISMIVTMAASMGLQVIAEGVETEQQSAILLEMQCTRMQGYLFGEPVPASTLQAMLERDCQCDEMGKGLLLAE; encoded by the coding sequence ATGTCTTCCATTATCAAGCCCTGGCGTCTTTATTCGGTGATGATTGTTTATACGATGCTGTATGGCAGCTGGCTCCTGCTCTGGAGAGGAGATACGGACCTTCTAACGCTCGGGGGTAACCTATTTTCTACGCTAGGCTCAATCGCAGCCTCGCTACTCCTTCTACGAGCCTGGAGGCTTGCACCGCGTGACAATGGAGAGCAGCGGCTCTGGTTGTTTCTTTTTGTCGGCTCTTTATTTTATGTCATAGCGGAAGTTGTATGGTTGCTGTATGAGAATGTGCTTCATTGGACATTGCCGTATCCCGGACCGCCAGATTTATTCTATATTTTACATGTTGTCTGCTTCCTGATCGGCTTCGGCTGGAGGCTGCTGGCGAACGCAAGACGATCCCAACGAATTCAGCATCTGCTCGATATTGCGATTATTATGGTGGCGGCGATCTCGTTCAGTCTGCATTTCCTGATCGAGCCGAATCTCGATGGCGATTGGCTCCGCGATCCGTATCATTGGGTATATATCGGCTATCCGATAGGAGATCTTGGCTTGCTGCTCAGCGCGCTAACGCTATATTTCGGCGCACCGCAGCTGCGGGCTCACGGGAGCTGGCTGCCGATGCTCATCGGCTTGCTCGTGCTTGTGACATCTGACTCCGTGTACATGTACATGCAGACAGCGAACGTGTACCAATCCGGTAGCCTTGTTGACCCGTTCTTTATGATGGGACTTCTGTCCATAGCCGTATCAGGGTCGATGCCACGCGCTCAAGGAGTCGGCATGCATCAGGTGAGTGCGCTCAGCGCGGCTGAGGAGTGGCAGGCGGTGAGCAGCCGCGGCTTCACGCGTATTATTGCGCCGCATCTGAGCATCATTATGCTCATAGCGGCTGTCGTGCTTCAAGGGCTGGAGATTAATTGGCTAACGATTGGCGCAGTCTTGTCCATTGTGCTCGTCAGTACGAGACAGATGCTCACGATGATGGATAATAACAGACTCATGCTCAGTCTGCTTCTTCGTTCGCAGCAGCTGACGTTAAGTACAGAGCGGTATCATTCGATATTCAACAATTATCCCGAGCCCGTCTTCTCGCTCGATCTGGATGGACGTATTCAGGCGGTCAATCCGGCGTGCTCCTCGCTCACCGAATATACGATGAAGGAGCTGTCAGGACGCACGTTTCGAGCGCTGATCGACCCTAAGGATCATAAGCAGGCGATGCAGCTGTTGCACAAGGCTGGACATAGCGGCCCCCAGCATGGTCAGCTATCGATGCGAAGCCGTTCGGGACGGACATACCCGCTTAGCCTGACATTGATCCCGATTATCATTGACGAGCGAACAGTTGGTCTATATGCAGTGGGTAAGGACATTACGGAGGCGCTGCGCAGCGAGGAGAAGATCAGCGACTTAGCGAATCACCTCCCGTTGACCGGACTTGTTAATCGCAGCTACTTAGACAATGGGCTCAAGCAGTCGATCCGCGAGGGTGAGAGTCAATCGGCACGGCGCCTGCTGCTGGAGAAGGAACTGCGAACGGCGCTGCGCAATCAGGAGCTGCATATCCATTATCAGCTGCAGGTGCTGTTGAGCCGCGATCGACAGACTCGTGAGCTCATCGGCGCGGAGGCGCTGCTGAGGTGGGAGCATCCCGTATACGGCGCTGTAGGTCCATCGGAAATAATCCCGATCGCGGAGCAGACGGGACTGATTGTACCGATCAGCGAATGGCTGATCAGACAAGTATGCGAGCAAGCAAGGATATTACAGCTTCGCGGCTGTCCGCTTAAGCTAGGGGTCAACCTGTCGCCGCAGCACTTTTACCGAACGAACGTGGCAGACGTAATCCGGGGCATCGTGGAGGAGACGGGTATTGAGCCTTCGCTGCTTGAGCTTGAGATTACGGAGGATATTGTGCTGCGCGATATGGATAAGGTCATCTACGAGCTGACGGAGCTGAAGGAGATCGGCGTTCACGTTTCACTGGACGACTTTGGCACCGGCTACTCCTCATTATCGTACTTGACGAACTTACCGATCAGCACGCTGAAGATCGACCGCCATTTTGTTCGAGGGCTCGGCAAGGGGGCTGCGAATGACGGTGTCATCTCGATGATCGTTACGATGGCTGCCAGCATGGGTTTGCAGGTGATCGCGGAAGGTGTGGAGACTGAGCAGCAGTCGGCAATTCTGCTAGAGATGCAATGCACCCGCATGCAAGGGTACTTGTTCGGTGAGCCGGTTCCGGCTTCTACGCTGCAGGCGATGCTGGAGCGAGATTGTCAGTGTGACGAGATGGGGAAGGGCCTTCTTCTGGCTGAATAG
- a CDS encoding acyl-CoA thioesterase, whose protein sequence is MDDQRYVNETRCYKTNRVFPTDVNNHNTLFGGKLMAYIDDIASIAAYKHCRRSVVTASTDSVDFLTPIRPADSVCFESFVTWTGRSSMEVFVKVIREDLRTGEREIAATSFLTFVALDDNNRPVSVPRVVPQTEEEIRLHETAVQRAQMRKQRREASMKFADVLTTAYGWE, encoded by the coding sequence ATGGACGATCAGCGATATGTGAATGAAACCCGATGCTACAAAACGAACCGGGTGTTCCCGACCGATGTGAACAACCATAATACGTTATTCGGCGGCAAGCTCATGGCTTATATCGACGACATTGCCTCGATCGCGGCCTACAAGCATTGCCGTCGAAGCGTCGTGACGGCCTCGACTGATTCTGTCGATTTCTTGACGCCGATCCGTCCCGCGGATTCGGTCTGCTTCGAATCGTTCGTGACGTGGACGGGCCGCAGCTCGATGGAGGTGTTCGTGAAGGTCATTAGGGAGGATCTGCGAACCGGAGAGCGGGAGATCGCCGCTACGTCGTTCCTCACCTTCGTCGCACTGGATGACAACAACAGGCCGGTGTCGGTGCCGAGGGTGGTGCCGCAGACGGAGGAGGAGATCAGACTGCACGAGACGGCCGTTCAGCGCGCCCAGATGCGCAAGCAGCGGCGGGAGGCGAGTATGAAGTTCGCCGATGTGCTGACGACGGCGTACGGCTGGGAGTAG
- a CDS encoding DUF6509 family protein, giving the protein MNITSYSVELIKDPFGIIAGRRFEFLLDLDVPEDDELYSENGLYVRVIYGVEEDKQELVKYDLHERSTGQYLDFDLEDSEVEQLASFCREHWSEGLE; this is encoded by the coding sequence TTGAACATTACGTCGTACAGCGTAGAGCTGATTAAGGATCCATTCGGCATCATCGCCGGCAGACGCTTCGAGTTCCTTCTCGATCTGGACGTGCCTGAGGACGATGAGCTGTATTCGGAGAATGGACTTTACGTCAGAGTGATCTATGGAGTAGAGGAAGACAAGCAGGAGCTTGTGAAGTATGATCTGCATGAGCGGTCGACCGGTCAATATTTAGATTTTGACCTGGAAGACAGCGAGGTCGAGCAGCTGGCATCGTTCTGCAGAGAGCACTGGTCCGAAGGGCTCGAGTAA
- a CDS encoding sulfatase-like hydrolase/transferase translates to MRTKPHIFFIMTDELRADTLGYRGHPIVKTPHLDALAADSAVFTNAYTNSPMCAPARVSLATGRHGLSHGVLDNAFAPVDDEQSLYETMRCGGYRTINYGKIHFNTPGNFGFEEHYPHGLYSSGGVSVFGVTDRELQKRSVYKKNEGEISLVIHGVNPQRPEETADSLVTQAYVDRLEELKDSERPLLHRLSLIDPHTPYFPAEPYASMYAPESIPLPSTWDEDLSTKPLLHRYYYRARGFDRLTEDDYRRSLASYYGLITHVDDRVGQVVARLKELDLYDDSILVFTSDHGSMMGEHGFIEKWGIMYEEVSRIPLLIKFPKSMHKGTYEAFAEIVDIMPTLLDAAGLEVPERVQGRSLLPMLRGEPGAAKTEVFGHIFTGGLQTEPALMMRKEQWKLTVYPGQERIHDRLQLDHYLKYTPMFLEAVVEGELYNLDDDPIEARNLFDDPQHQEMKEALMYRLAEWRSGLGELADYEALDDVRPVVNSYHLMQGDNMAKMQRLLRAEGTVTQLSRQRS, encoded by the coding sequence ATGCGTACTAAGCCACATATTTTCTTCATCATGACGGATGAGCTGCGCGCGGACACGCTGGGCTACCGGGGACACCCGATCGTGAAGACTCCGCATCTGGATGCGCTCGCGGCCGATAGTGCCGTATTCACGAATGCGTACACGAATAGTCCGATGTGCGCCCCGGCCCGAGTCAGTCTGGCGACGGGGCGGCACGGCCTGAGTCATGGTGTGCTGGATAATGCGTTCGCCCCGGTCGACGATGAGCAGTCTCTATATGAGACGATGCGCTGTGGCGGCTACCGGACGATCAACTATGGCAAGATTCACTTCAATACGCCGGGTAATTTCGGCTTCGAGGAGCACTACCCGCACGGCCTATATTCGAGCGGTGGTGTCAGCGTATTCGGCGTGACGGACCGCGAGCTGCAGAAGCGGAGCGTGTATAAGAAGAACGAGGGCGAGATCTCGCTCGTTATTCACGGCGTCAATCCGCAGCGACCGGAGGAGACTGCTGATTCCCTTGTAACACAAGCTTACGTGGATCGGCTAGAGGAGCTGAAGGATAGCGAGCGGCCGCTGCTTCATCGACTGTCGCTGATTGATCCGCATACGCCGTATTTTCCAGCTGAGCCGTATGCGTCCATGTATGCTCCCGAGTCGATCCCGCTGCCGTCCACCTGGGATGAGGATCTGAGCACGAAGCCGCTGCTGCACCGTTACTATTACCGCGCCCGCGGCTTCGATCGTCTGACCGAGGACGATTACCGCCGAAGCTTGGCCAGCTACTATGGGCTGATTACCCATGTGGACGATCGCGTCGGACAGGTGGTGGCAAGGCTCAAGGAGCTCGATCTATACGACGACTCGATCCTCGTCTTCACGTCGGATCACGGGTCGATGATGGGCGAGCATGGCTTTATTGAGAAATGGGGAATCATGTACGAGGAGGTCTCCCGTATTCCGCTCCTGATCAAATTCCCGAAGTCGATGCACAAGGGAACGTATGAGGCGTTCGCGGAAATCGTCGACATCATGCCGACGCTGCTCGATGCAGCGGGGCTCGAGGTGCCTGAACGCGTGCAAGGGCGCTCCTTGCTGCCGATGCTGCGCGGAGAGCCGGGAGCGGCCAAGACGGAAGTATTCGGCCATATCTTCACAGGAGGCCTGCAGACGGAGCCGGCGCTCATGATGCGTAAGGAGCAATGGAAGCTGACCGTATATCCGGGGCAAGAGCGGATTCATGACCGGCTGCAGCTGGACCATTATTTGAAATATACACCGATGTTCCTCGAAGCTGTCGTGGAGGGGGAGCTGTATAACCTCGACGACGATCCGATAGAAGCGCGCAATCTGTTCGACGATCCGCAGCATCAGGAGATGAAGGAAGCCTTAATGTATCGGTTAGCCGAGTGGCGCTCTGGTCTAGGGGAGCTTGCCGATTATGAGGCGCTCGATGACGTTCGTCCTGTCGTGAACAGCTATCATCTGATGCAAGGGGACAACATGGCCAAGATGCAGCGACTGCTGCGAGCCGAGGGGACGGTGACCCAGCTGAGCCGCCAACGATCTTAA
- a CDS encoding DUF3055 domain-containing protein: protein MEFDFLYDGTEETKTRFCCIVGESMRRFDLAITTTNRFYGKKMVIDLQTGRSAVIGPDDLEEEGYLEHVYKINEEEAAELREFLSSLIGPISYSDI from the coding sequence ATGGAATTTGATTTTTTGTACGACGGAACCGAAGAGACGAAGACGCGCTTCTGCTGTATCGTCGGGGAGTCGATGCGTCGATTCGACCTGGCAATTACGACGACGAACCGCTTCTACGGCAAAAAAATGGTTATTGACCTGCAAACGGGACGCTCGGCTGTTATTGGCCCGGATGATCTGGAAGAGGAAGGCTACCTCGAGCATGTGTACAAAATTAACGAAGAGGAGGCCGCAGAGCTGCGCGAGTTTTTATCCTCGCTCATCGGGCCGATCAGCTACTCCGACATATAA